The Populus nigra chromosome 4, ddPopNigr1.1, whole genome shotgun sequence genome contains the following window.
TGTTCAGGTCCGAGGTGATTGCGACTACATTCTGGTTAGTTGCGGGTCACCAGCATAAGTTTTTAATTCTGGACACTGGAAGTAGTGATATCATTctcctataatattatattatgattAAGAATgtagtaatgattgttttttaaagtgttttttatattaaaataatatatatttttaatttttaaaaaattatttttaatattagtatattaaaatgatctgaaaacagaaaaaaataatttaaaataatttttttatttttttaaaatatttaaaacacaaaataaataaactcaaaatactATATCACTAAAAGCAAACAACTTTTTATGGGTGTTTGATGTTTTTGCCTTTCATTTTAAGGTTTCTTTTTTGGAAGCAATTTGTGCCGATGATGATTATAAGCACTCTAATATAAAGTTGCGGAGGTTGTtttaccaattattttttaaaatatttttatttaaaaatatattaaattaatatatttttttattttttaaaatttatttttaatataaacatattaaaatagtttttaaaaataaatttaaaataaaaaatcaatttttttcttccaacacATTTTTGAACCGATTAcgaaattaaaatcataataatataagGGTGGCGGGCCTATCTTTGTCCTGGGCTAAAGTTCTAGGCAGGTTCTCATGGGCCTAAAGTCTGTTTCAGATTGGTGACTCGTTATGAAATCCAAAAAACACTAGCATGACTGCACAAACTACAATTTGTGagcgtgttttttttatataaaaaaaaataattttttaaaagttttttgtaccgttttaatatactgattttaaaaataatttttaaaaataaaaaatatattattttaatacatttcaacataaaaaatactttaaaaaacaatcacaaccacactttcaaacatgCATACAAGTCTATATACTCTTCTCCTCCTGCAAACCTCCAATATTATGGCATGAAAAACGGTGGGATAAAATTGTTCCGTTTCCATTAAATATTAATCCAGTAGCAGAGTCTTAGAAAATGACTATCGACATTTGGTTTTAACTTGCTATCTTTAATTACAGTTGTGATTTCTTCAGTGATTtaacattttctatatatatatataaaacagtaGTTCCTAGTAGAAGCAATTTGGCAGTAGATCACTTGGGATAATTAGCAAATGCTGGCAGATTACTCGATATAATTGGTAGATATTATCAAATTTCTTGGCATAATTAGCAGATGCggaatcaatatatttaataagtTCTTTCCGAGTTTAAGAGATTTAAATATGTAATTACATATCCTTTGCTTGATTCCAGACTAAGACgatcttgtatatatatatttacaacaTCGTTTTTTTGTCCCTGACGAGATATTTGTATagctattattataatataattgagttatttttatcattgaataaatattaattttttttgattaatatgGATGTTCGACTAACTTGCTCGTATATTTACTAATCTCACagatcctgaagttaatgactatgTAAGTTTCTAGTAGTCTTGAAGTTTGTGAGGCTCCAACTAGTGATTTCTGGAGAGTAAATTTAGAGTCTGATAATTAAGCTataccttttaaaattaaatattaattttttaatatattcttatagagatatttttagattaataattaaaattaataacgtGATTTATATGAGAAAAGCGTGACTAAAAACCTTGATATATGCTTAATAAATTCATTATCATGTATAAATCACATGATTGATTtcgataaattaatttgaaaatctcATATAAATAATGGAATATacatatgataaaattattagagATATACCAAGAATCAtgtaaaaacatgttaaatcaTTGTAGAAAAATGAATGTGAGCAATGCCAACTTGTGAGAAGTATATTGTCGGAGATAATGTTCTATGAATTATTTTCGTcgcttttttgttttaaatttcttttaaaaaaaagctagtaaaaataaattgcttTTGTAAGACAAACGCCATTTTCCTTTATAAAtcgttgtgtttttttttttttccagttcccAAGAAAATTCTCTCCTCCTGATTCTTCTTCGTCCATTTTCCCCTATATTTCACACAAGAGAACCCCCACGTTCCTGTTAATTTCTTTCCATGCAAATTATTTCCTGCTAAAGATCCATCTTCCCAAcattatgttaacaacaaagtATCAGATTAGAATTTCTTGAAATCATTAGGATGGATAATAGAAACATTTGAATTATAAAGGTTGTGAAGtggaaacttgaaaaattatcagGGGCTAGATTATTTGCTGCGTGGCTACTGGCTACAACGCAAAAACCAACGACAGAACTCGAAGCAGCAAACACACCGGCGAATCTCTAAGGCCCCCCTCAACGCGCACGCACGCACCGAAAGACACACAAACCGAAAGAGGAAAAACCTCACATGGCCACCGTTCCCGCTCTCTTAAACCCTCCATTTCTCCCATCTAAACCACCTAACAAACAAACGGCTCTCTACTACACCAAACCCATCCTCACTCTTCCTTTCTCCTTAACCCACTCTTTTCCAAGGCTTCATAGGCGTCTTGTTATCCGCAGTAGCACTGCTATTAATGTTTCTCTCAAGGTTCCTTTTGCTTTGCCCACCACATGTTCGATAAAAGGATTATCTGAGTTTGTTACAACGATTGTGTGTATTTGCTAACCACGTTTTGCAATATTCTAGGAGAATTTGGGCAGTTTGAAGAAGAGAGTGACTGATTTTACGAGCTTGAACTACTGGATTGTGAAGGATTATTATCGTTTAGTGGAATCTGTCAATGCTCTTGAGTCTAAGATACAAAAGCTCTCTGATGATCAGGTTTGCGAGTTTGTTAATTAGCATTCTAAGTGTTAAAATATGGTGTTTTTGGTCATTTTGGGTAATGGgccgttttttcttttttggtagtTGAGTGCTAAAACTGTGGAGTTTAGGAGAAGGTTGCGACAAGGGGAGACACTAGCAGATATTCAAGCTGGTCTGCTGCTACTGAACTCCTTTTCTTATCTGAATGTTATAAATTACACTTGTTACAGAATGTCAGATAAGAGTTggaatatgaattatttttccatatcatttattttacagAGGCCTTTGCTGTGGTTCGTGAAGCTGCAACGAGGAAACTTGGGATGCGCCATTTTGACGTGCAGGTTTTCGATTACACTCTCTATTACCCTTATACATGCACGCATGGATGTTTGAATCCATGCAGAAGCATATGCATGCTTATAATAGGTTATCATGTATAATTGTGCTATGTTATTGAAATTATGTTGTCATGTTTATTTACGTTGTGATTTGCAATGCTAGATTATTGGTGGTGCAGTGCTTCATGATGGATCAATTGCTGAGATGAAAACAGGGGAAGGGAAAACATTGGTTTCCACACTAGCAGCATATCTCAATGCATTGACTGGCGAGGGTGTCCATGGTATGTTTTATATCCCGAGTTCCAAAAGATAGATATCTGTTTTCTTCCAATTGCAAGATATGCTTAGCTATCTTCCTAGCATTTTAAAATTGGGTTTAAAATTTAGTTGCGTGTTTTTCAGGCTATGACTGAGATGCTTGTTGGTAAAGGATAAtcaaagtataattaaaaataaaaagtcatgtGCAGGAGTGATCTTCTATGACTAATCACTACGAGGCTTGAACTGTTTTTACTGCAGTTATGAAGCTGTGGTCGTACTGAAATGCACGGAAATTGCTTAAGGGCAGCAGTTGAACAAATTATTTGTGGATTTCTTTTGCTAGATGTATGATTTTGCTTTTCTCTCTTGGCAGTGGTAACTGTGAATGATTATCTGGCTCAACGTGATGCTGAGTGGATGGGTCGTGTTCATCGTTTCTTGGGCCTTTCAGTTGGTCTTATTCAGGTTTACATATGTCACCTAAGATTTTAACATGTACTATGCAATTGCAATTACCTGGGGCTGATTCCAGAGGATATCTTATAagagaatcaaaattaaacaacTATTCATATACTTACTTAGACTGCAAGTTGTTACAGCTTTAAGCTGTAGTTGTTTGCATATGCAGAAGGGGATGGCATCTAAAGAGAGGAGGTCCAATTACAGGTGTGATATAACTTACACCAACAATTCAGTAAGTCAATCCTGATTTCCTGTTGTTCCTTAATGAATGTTGCAAGTAGTCCATTTATTTTCTCACATGTGGTGGctacttgaattttttgtttcattgtcCCGGTGGAGTTGGCTGGTGATTGATGCCCCTCTTTCGAAGACTTATCTTCTTTCTAATGATAATTGTCATTCTAAATGCACTTAGGAACTTGGTTTTGATTATCTACGAGATAACCTTGCGGGAAACAGTGAACAACTTGTGATGAGATGGTATATATCAAGAGATCATCCAAagttcatttttatattatcattgtgtttttttttaaactgaacTATACCATTCAACTGTGTTTATACAGGCCAAAGCCATTTCATTTTGCAATAGTTGATGAAGTTGATTCAGTCCTCATTGATGAAGGAAGAAATCCATTGTTAATAAGTGGTGAGGTGATTATGCCTAGCTCTCCTAAAAGTATCACCAGCAAATCTCAAAATCACCAATATACTAACTGTTTAGCATCACAAAAATGATCTACAATGTtagaaatagtttttattttattttatttttatttttataggctAGTACCTCTTCTCTGTCTATGACAGGCTAATAAGGATGCTGCAAGATATCCAGTTGCTGCTAAAGTAGCCGAGTTACTTATTCGAGGCATCGTGAGTCTAGTCTGCCATCATGCTGAATTATAGACTACATAAAGCTATTTTATACGTGAACCATCATCTATAGTTGAAAAGTCATATGCTTTACCTTTCAATTCTGTCGACAGCATTACTCTGTGGAGCTTAAAGACAATTCAGTGGAGTTGACAGAGGAAGGAATATTACTTGCTGAGATGGCTCTTGAAACAAAAGATCTGTGGGATGAGAATGATCCCTGGGCTAGGTGAATATGGATGTTTTTATTGGCTTTTTTAATGGATATGAGGTGAAAATGCTATTATTCTCTCATTTTTcccattaaaatatcttttctcATACCAGCCCCTTCACAAGAACTTACAGACCCATATTGTGGTTTCTGGAAATATTTGTTTGAATTATTTCAAATCGCTTTCTTTTGTTCAGTTTATATTCATTAATTCTTTCAACGGGTTGAGTGTGTCTACCCTCCTGGTTTATTTCTATAGCTCTTTGCCTGGAGAATGGCATATCAGGTCAATGCTATTTCATTTCCTCTTTCAACTTAGCTCTAAGCAAAATATTGCAGATTTGTGATGAATGCTTTAAAGGCTAAAGAGTTCTATCGACGGGATGTTCAATATATTGTTAGGAACGGGAAGGCTCTCATAATCAATGAGGTATTTATTCAAAGTTTGATATTGTATGTTTTTCTTACGTAGAAGAACAAGTAACTGTTACTGTTGATACGCCAGTGCAATTTGAAGACTTAAATAAGGTAATCAGATAGAAGAACTATAAAATTTGTGCAGTTGACAGGAAGAgttgaagagaaaaggagatGGTCTGAAGGTATTCACCAGGCTGTTGAGGCTAAGGAAGGTCTGAAGATCCAGGTAGAACTGGATGTTTGGAAACTGTTAACTGAAGTTCAATATGCAATAATTACATaaaacatgttctttttatcCAATTGAAAGTTGCGGTTTTTCAACACTTTTGTAGGCTGATTCAGTTGTTGTTGCACAAATCACATATCAATCACTGTTTAAGCTCTACCCAAAGCTGTCAGGAATGACCGGGACTGCAAAAACTGAAGTAAGCATAGTTGTATACGGGTCACACTCAAAGATATATGATTGCTTTTAACTTAATAGTTATCAAtgcaattttgaaaatttccatTACATCATTGCAGGAGAAGGAGTTTTTGAAAATGTTCCAGGTGCCAGTTATTGAAGTGCCAACAAACCTACCAAATATCCGTAAAGATTTACCCATACAAGCTTTTGcggtagttgtttttttttttttttaaatatctcaaattcattttcttttgatatacAACAACTTCATAAGAATtgaaacttatttatttatttatttatttcaacaccaactagtttgggattgaggctttgttgttatttttgtgCATCTTTCTACTTAATCATGCTTTTTGTTTGTGAATTCTATTAGTCTGCTCGCGGGAAATGGGAGTATGTTCGGCAAGAAGTCGAGTATATGTTCAAGCAGGGCCGTCCTGTTTTAGTTGGAACCACTAGgtaaatcatcaacaaaaaacacaaacaactcCTTCTATTGTCTTTTTACATATAACtgtagattttctttttcttgctttaaaTCTAGAAACAATAAAATAGGAAGAGGAAACATATCTGAAAAGGGCAGTGCACTTCAATTTTACTGTTTAGATGCAAACAGTTTCATGAATTTGGCCCAGTTCTTTCTTAATGCAGTGTTGAGAATTCTGAATATCTGTCTGATTTGCTTAAGGAATGGAGAATCCCCCACAATGTTCTGAACGCTCGACCAAAGGTTTGATAAATTTGACCACCAAATGCTGCATAATTGATGCACAGTTTTCCATGCCAGTTACATGCTTGTGTTATGGCATTTGTTTCAGTGTAATTTTTTGACCAGTTTGTTTCATAATATTGTCCATCAGTATGCCACAAGGGAAGCTGAAATTGTTGCCCAAGCAGGACGAAAACATGCCATAACCATTTCTACAAATATGGCTGGCAGAGGCACTGATATAATTCTGGGAGGAAATCCAAAAGTAAGTGTGCGTGCTGGATGTCTGTCTCTTTTTTACCGAATGATACATGGGCAAAAATTTTACCGACACAATGATTTTGGGTAACTTTGCAAGACTTGGATTTCTTGGTTGGAATGTCTTTTGATTCCAGTGAATGACATCTTTCACTGCATCTCTGGTCTCAATATATGTAGATGCTTGCAAAAGAAATTATAGAGAACAGGGTGCTCCCTTTTCTTACACAAGAAGCTCTTAATGCAGAAATCGACCACGAGATATTTTTACAAAAGGTGATTTCTTGTGGTAACTATAAGTTACTAGCACAATCCTTTCAAAAGTTTTAATCATTCTATTTGGTGTAGGTATTGTCAGAGATAAAGGTTGGATCAATATCATCTGCTCTGCTAGCAAAGACAGCACTAATGGGTTTGTGACTCTACATGGAAGCTTTTTTTCTGCTTTGTTTAAGACATCGTATGCTTCTATATGGAGATTTGCATTAAGTAATCTGGTGCCTCTGTCTTGATTTTGAATGTGAATTATTCCAGCCAAGTATGTCGGAAAAGGTGAGGGTAAGAGCTGGACGTATCAGGAGGCGAAATTGATTGTATCAGACTCTGTGGAAATGAGCCATTCAATGGATGCAAAAGAGCTCCAGCAGCTTGCTAATGAGCAGTCTGAGATGTACGCTCTTGGCCCAACTATATCACTTGCCTATCTGTCAGTGCTGAAGGATTGTGAAGTACACTGCTTCAATGAAGGGTCTGAGGTGAAAAGGCTTGGGGGCCTCCATGTGATTGGAACATCTTTGCACGAGTCTCGGAGAATTGATAATCAGGTGAGTTATCTGCAATTACAGTTTCAGTAGAAGCAAGGATTCTAAATTTATCCAATTTTTTTGGCAAGATGGATCATTTAGTCGTG
Protein-coding sequences here:
- the LOC133692466 gene encoding protein translocase subunit SECA2, chloroplastic isoform X1, whose protein sequence is MATVPALLNPPFLPSKPPNKQTALYYTKPILTLPFSLTHSFPRLHRRLVIRSSTAINVSLKENLGSLKKRVTDFTSLNYWIVKDYYRLVESVNALESKIQKLSDDQLSAKTVEFRRRLRQGETLADIQAEAFAVVREAATRKLGMRHFDVQIIGGAVLHDGSIAEMKTGEGKTLVSTLAAYLNALTGEGVHVVTVNDYLAQRDAEWMGRVHRFLGLSVGLIQKGMASKERRSNYRCDITYTNNSELGFDYLRDNLAGNSEQLVMRWPKPFHFAIVDEVDSVLIDEGRNPLLISGEANKDAARYPVAAKVAELLIRGIHYSVELKDNSVELTEEGILLAEMALETKDLWDENDPWARFVMNALKAKEFYRRDVQYIVRNGKALIINELTGRVEEKRRWSEGIHQAVEAKEGLKIQADSVVVAQITYQSLFKLYPKLSGMTGTAKTEEKEFLKMFQVPVIEVPTNLPNIRKDLPIQAFASARGKWEYVRQEVEYMFKQGRPVLVGTTSVENSEYLSDLLKEWRIPHNVLNARPKYATREAEIVAQAGRKHAITISTNMAGRGTDIILGGNPKMLAKEIIENRVLPFLTQEALNAEIDHEIFLQKVLSEIKVGSISSALLAKTALMAKYVGKGEGKSWTYQEAKLIVSDSVEMSHSMDAKELQQLANEQSEMYALGPTISLAYLSVLKDCEVHCFNEGSEVKRLGGLHVIGTSLHESRRIDNQLRGRAGRQGDPGSTRFMVSLQDEMFQKFNFDTEWAVRLISKITNDETIPIEGDAIVNQLLSLQINAEKYFFGIRKSLVEFDEVLEVQRKHVYNLRQLILTGDNESCSQHVFQYMQAVVDEIVFGNADPLKHPRSWNLSKLLKEFITIGGKLLHEPFVGISEEAFLKSLLQLHESSSINISNFHLPNLPKPPNAFRGIRRKTSSLKRWLAICSDDLTKNGSYRTTTNLLRKYLGDFLIASYLDVILESGYDDAYIKEIERTVLLKTLDYFWRDHLVNMNRLSSAVNVRSFGHRNPLEEYKIDGCRFFISMLSATRRLTVETLLQYWSSPTESQELFVS
- the LOC133692466 gene encoding protein translocase subunit SECA2, chloroplastic isoform X2, which encodes MATVPALLNPPFLPSKPPNKQTALYYTKPILTLPFSLTHSFPRLHRRLVIRSSTAINVSLKENLGSLKKRVTDFTSLNYWIVKDYYRLVESVNALESKIQKLSDDQLSAKTVEFRRRLRQGETLADIQAEAFAVVREAATRKLGMRHFDVQIIGGAVLHDGSIAEMKTGEGKTLVSTLAAYLNALTGEGVHVVTVNDYLAQRDAEWMGRVHRFLGLSVGLIQKGMASKERRSNYRCDITYTNNSELGFDYLRDNLAGNSEQLVMRWPKPFHFAIVDEVDSVLIDEGRNPLLISGEANKDAARYPVAAKVAELLIRGIHYSVELKDNSVELTEEGILLAEMALETKDLWDENDPWARFVMNALKAKEFYRRDVQYIVRNGKALIINELTGRVEEKRRWSEGIHQAVEAKEGLKIQADSVVVAQITYQSLFKLYPKLSGMTGTAKTEEKEFLKMFQVPVIEVPTNLPNIRKDLPIQAFASARGKWEYVRQEVEYMFKQGRPVLVGTTSVENSEYLSDLLKEWRIPHNVLNARPKYATREAEIVAQAGRKHAITISTNMAGRGTDIILGGNPKMLAKEIIENRVLPFLTQEALNAEIDHEIFLQKVLSEIKVGSISSALLAKTALMAKYVGKGEGKSWTYQEAKLIVSDSVEMSHSMDAKELQQLANEQSEMYALGPTISLAYLSVLKDCEVHCFNEGSEVKRLGGLHVIGTSLHESRRIDNQLRGRAGRQGDPGSTRFMVSLQDEMFQKFNFDTEWAVRLISKITNDETIPIEGDAIVNQLLSLQINAEKYFFGIRKSLVEFDEVLEVQRKHVYNLRQLILTGDNESCSQHVFQYMQAVVDEIVFGNADPLKHPRSWNLSKLLKEFITIGGKLLHEPFVGISEEAFLKSLLQLHESSSINISNFHLPNLPKPPNAFRGIRRKTSSLKRWLAICSDDLTKNGSYRTTTNLLRKYLGDFLIASYLDVILESGYDDAYIKEIEVNVRSFGHRNPLEEYKIDGCRFFISMLSATRRLTVETLLQYWSSPTESQELFVS